In Bythopirellula goksoeyrii, a single window of DNA contains:
- a CDS encoding putative toxin-antitoxin system toxin component, PIN family, with protein sequence MQRLPAIADVFSRPSRPPARLGAAKKIPLVISDYGFDELRRVTSNAEFAAKYRIPSEVVDRFITRLHAFAEKLDDVPHVFDFPRDPKDAPYDDLAVAAKASLIVSRDKDLLSFRDPATTDGQDFLSRFPLLQILTPPEALKLFASPPLAEYVVPLTNDDALPNQMPNKPCVAGLLDSKGESRWFHSNR encoded by the coding sequence CTGCAACGTCTACCTGCAATCGCTGATGTCTTCTCGCGGCCCAGCCGCCCACCTGCTCGACTTGGTGCTGCAAAGAAAATTCCGCTGGTTATCTCCGACTACGGCTTTGACGAATTACGTCGCGTCACCAGCAACGCTGAATTTGCCGCCAAATACCGCATCCCCTCAGAAGTTGTCGATCGCTTCATCACCCGGCTGCACGCATTCGCAGAGAAGCTTGACGACGTTCCCCACGTCTTCGATTTTCCACGCGACCCCAAAGACGCCCCCTACGACGACCTAGCCGTCGCCGCGAAGGCTTCGCTGATCGTCTCCCGCGATAAGGATTTGTTGTCATTCCGGGACCCCGCAACGACTGATGGACAGGACTTCTTGAGCCGCTTTCCCCTCTTGCAAATCCTCACCCCACCGGAAGCCTTGAAGCTCTTCGCGTCGCCTCCCCTTGCTGAATACGTTGTCCCACTGACTAACGACGATGCACTGCCGAATCAAATGCCGAACAAACCTTGTGTCGCAGGTCTTTTAGACTCCAAGGGGGAGTCGCGTTGGTTTCATTCCAATCGCTAA